A single region of the Oleispira antarctica RB-8 genome encodes:
- the kdsB gene encoding 3-deoxy-manno-octulosonate cytidylyltransferase: protein MANYKIVIPARYSSSRLPGKPLIELSGKPMIQHTYERALETGVKEIVIATDDQRIYDVAKSFGADVVMTRPEHENGTERIAEVAEIKGWDKDDVLVNLQGDEPLVPKALIEQTAQGLLLNPEAGMSSICTAIDNAEDAFDPNVVKVVLDGRGFAMYFSRAAIPWDRELYKHGQDKITDIMPVYRHIGMYGYRVSFLQKYTRMSQCPIEQAECLEQLRALWYGEKIHMGITTTPPGHGVDTPDDIARVEKLLAQ, encoded by the coding sequence ATGGCAAATTATAAAATCGTTATCCCTGCTCGATATTCAAGCAGCCGCTTACCAGGCAAGCCACTGATTGAACTCAGCGGCAAACCTATGATCCAGCATACTTACGAGCGCGCGCTTGAAACAGGCGTAAAAGAAATCGTAATCGCCACCGACGACCAACGTATTTATGATGTCGCAAAAAGTTTTGGTGCAGACGTAGTAATGACGCGCCCTGAACATGAAAATGGCACAGAACGCATTGCAGAAGTTGCTGAAATAAAAGGCTGGGATAAAGATGACGTACTGGTCAACCTACAAGGCGACGAACCGCTAGTACCAAAAGCACTCATTGAACAAACCGCTCAAGGATTGTTATTAAATCCAGAAGCCGGCATGAGTTCAATTTGCACCGCCATTGATAATGCAGAAGATGCGTTTGATCCCAATGTCGTTAAAGTAGTGCTCGATGGTCGTGGCTTTGCCATGTACTTTAGTCGCGCCGCAATACCTTGGGATCGTGAATTATACAAACACGGCCAAGATAAAATTACCGACATCATGCCCGTATATCGTCACATTGGCATGTACGGCTATCGCGTATCGTTCTTACAAAAATATACCCGCATGTCACAATGCCCAATCGAACAAGCCGAATGCCTAGAGCAACTGCGTGCACTTTGGTATGGAGAGAAAATTCACATGGGAATAACCACAACACCACCGGGTCATGGTGTTGATACGCCAGATGATATCGCACGCGTAGAAAAATTATTAGCCCAATAA
- the kdsC gene encoding 3-deoxy-D-manno-octulosonate 8-phosphate phosphatase, producing MVHLPNSIKEKARDIKLVVFDVDGVLTDGTLSYSESGEEVKHFNVKDGVGIKLLNTYDIVTAVISAKDSAPLRKRIADLDIPHFYPACKDKWEKLSELMNELWVEPNEVCYVGDDVIDLKVMKRIGLSITPADGFWLVKEHSDLITDAAGGKGVAREVADIVLGSRMPLEEAYIKAMLPEFEKTINI from the coding sequence ATGGTACACCTTCCAAACTCAATCAAAGAAAAAGCCCGCGACATTAAACTTGTAGTCTTTGATGTCGATGGAGTCTTAACCGACGGCACCTTAAGTTATAGCGAAAGTGGCGAAGAAGTAAAACATTTCAACGTCAAAGACGGCGTAGGCATCAAGCTACTCAACACCTACGACATCGTCACCGCAGTTATTTCAGCAAAAGATAGCGCCCCCCTTAGAAAGCGCATTGCTGATTTAGATATTCCTCATTTCTATCCTGCCTGCAAAGATAAATGGGAAAAGCTCAGCGAACTCATGAACGAACTTTGGGTAGAGCCTAACGAAGTATGCTACGTCGGCGATGATGTAATTGACTTAAAAGTAATGAAGCGCATTGGCTTAAGCATCACTCCCGCCGATGGCTTTTGGCTAGTCAAAGAACACTCCGACCTCATCACAGATGCCGCCGGTGGCAAAGGCGTTGCCCGCGAAGTAGCCGACATAGTGCTAGGCAGTAGAATGCCCCTAGAAGAAGCCTATATAAAGGCCATGCTGCCAGAATTCGAAAAGACAATAAATATTTAA
- a CDS encoding GCN5-related N-acetyltransferase encodes MEINIVSWDDAQTALRLIRQKVFVEEQQVPEDLEWDHLDKQAIHFLGKEGNRPVACARLLKDGRLGRLAVLKDYRTHGWGGRILRAAEEHLLDKKKSKMFLSSQANSYYFYFKNGYRPTEEMSWDAGIPHIQMQKILKRPNPTSKTYILGADDESHISNLAVASSVWFQIGSSQCSREINIQINDLTHPLFNNAACISNLTSFIKKSRQTQLRVLINKETPGLSEHPLLQLQHRMSSRFKIRAIDMFNNKEVYSNQVLFDLSGYLRFDYQTTHCNFSNRYSVRRHRTEFEKLWTDSKELIEGKKLNM; translated from the coding sequence ATGGAAATTAACATAGTTAGCTGGGACGATGCCCAAACTGCGCTTCGCCTGATCCGTCAAAAGGTTTTCGTTGAAGAGCAGCAAGTACCCGAAGACCTAGAATGGGATCACCTAGACAAACAAGCGATCCACTTTTTAGGCAAAGAAGGCAACCGTCCTGTTGCCTGCGCTCGACTATTAAAAGATGGCCGGCTTGGCCGCCTTGCTGTGCTAAAAGATTACCGCACACATGGCTGGGGTGGTCGTATTTTGCGCGCTGCAGAAGAGCACTTACTCGATAAGAAAAAGAGTAAAATGTTTCTCAGCAGCCAAGCCAATAGCTACTATTTTTACTTTAAAAATGGCTATCGCCCTACCGAAGAAATGTCTTGGGATGCAGGCATTCCCCACATACAAATGCAAAAAATACTGAAACGCCCAAACCCGACCAGTAAGACTTACATACTCGGAGCCGACGATGAGAGCCATATTTCGAACCTGGCAGTCGCGAGCTCGGTCTGGTTTCAAATCGGCAGCAGTCAGTGTTCACGTGAAATCAATATCCAAATAAATGATCTAACACACCCACTCTTCAATAATGCCGCCTGCATCTCCAACCTAACCAGCTTCATTAAAAAGTCACGGCAAACTCAACTGCGGGTTTTAATTAATAAAGAAACCCCAGGATTATCAGAACACCCCCTACTTCAGCTACAGCATCGTATGAGTAGTCGCTTCAAGATCCGCGCTATAGACATGTTCAACAACAAAGAAGTGTACAGCAACCAAGTACTATTCGATCTATCAGGTTACTTAAGGTTTGACTACCAGACGACCCATTGCAACTTTAGCAACCGCTACAGCGTGCGCCGCCATCGTACGGAATTTGAGAAACTCTGGACTGACTCAAAAGAGCTTATAGAGGGGAAAAAGCTAAACATGTAA
- the jmjC gene encoding Transcription factor jumonji: MDILGNISKEQFLKEYWQKKPLLIRQAYPNFEPLIPSDELAGMSLEEEVESRIIIENGPNSPWQLISGPFEEETFTTLPKDKWTLLIQGVDQWVPEAADLLQDFNFIPNWRIDDLMISFATDGGSVGPHYDQYDVFLLQAEGMREWRVGQMCSEHDEFLKETKLRLLAKFEETDRWVLEPGDMLYLPPRLAHYGISQGNCQTYSIGFRAPSQSELMHSLVDQIDASSNEDQRYGDPELVLQENSGEISAAALQQVRQFMTQALADPVLLSDTIGKLMTEAKYPQERDDDEGKSQNSYHISDLKYDLQVIDIQRELHSRFAFNQNENSLSFYAGGKVYPIAQTSLKLAQYLTQQRQYNGRQLQSFCEDRNNEKLLLSLWQDGHFFSAE, from the coding sequence GTGGATATTTTAGGCAACATCAGCAAAGAACAATTTTTAAAAGAATACTGGCAGAAAAAACCTCTTTTGATTCGCCAAGCCTACCCAAATTTCGAACCACTAATACCCTCAGATGAATTGGCAGGCATGAGCCTTGAAGAAGAAGTCGAATCCCGCATCATTATAGAGAACGGCCCGAACTCTCCTTGGCAGTTAATCAGCGGCCCCTTCGAAGAAGAGACTTTTACTACACTACCGAAAGATAAATGGACCCTGCTTATTCAAGGTGTCGATCAATGGGTACCTGAAGCAGCCGACCTACTTCAAGACTTCAATTTCATACCGAACTGGCGCATTGACGACCTCATGATCAGCTTCGCCACAGACGGTGGCAGCGTTGGCCCGCATTACGATCAATACGACGTATTTTTACTGCAAGCCGAAGGAATGCGAGAATGGCGCGTAGGCCAAATGTGCAGCGAACATGATGAGTTCTTGAAAGAAACCAAATTACGTTTACTGGCCAAATTCGAAGAAACTGATCGCTGGGTATTAGAACCTGGCGACATGCTTTATTTACCCCCTCGACTTGCTCACTATGGCATTTCTCAGGGCAACTGCCAGACCTACAGCATTGGCTTCCGCGCCCCTAGCCAAAGTGAACTCATGCACAGCCTAGTCGACCAAATCGATGCCAGCAGCAATGAGGACCAACGCTATGGCGATCCAGAGCTTGTCCTGCAAGAAAACAGCGGCGAAATAAGCGCAGCGGCATTGCAGCAAGTACGGCAATTTATGACACAAGCCCTCGCCGATCCTGTCTTATTAAGCGATACCATTGGCAAGCTCATGACAGAAGCCAAATACCCACAAGAGCGCGATGATGATGAAGGTAAAAGCCAAAACTCATATCATATAAGCGACCTTAAGTATGACTTGCAAGTTATTGATATACAAAGAGAACTACACTCTAGATTCGCCTTTAATCAAAATGAAAACAGCCTCAGTTTCTACGCCGGTGGCAAGGTATATCCCATTGCACAAACCAGCCTAAAACTCGCACAATACCTCACTCAGCAGCGCCAATACAATGGACGCCAACTGCAAAGTTTTTGCGAAGATCGAAACAATGAAAAGCTGCTGCTAAGCTTATGGCAAGACGGTCACTTCTTTAGCGCCGAATAG
- the purB gene encoding Adenylosuccinate lyase, producing MELSALSAISPIDGRYGSKTQELRSIFSEFGLIRCRVEVEIRWLQRLADHTEITEITPFSAATNAQLDAIVTNFSEADAQRIKDIEATTNHDVKAVEYFIKETFADNAELLAVSEFVHFACTSEDINNLSHALMLKAGREEVALPYMRKVANAIRGLAHTYAELPMLSRTHGQTASPTTLGKEMANVVARLERQITQLESVPLLGKINGAVGNYNAHLSAYPAIDWAENAKVFIESLGLAFNPYTTQIEPHDYIAEMFDAMARFNTILIDFNRDIWAYISNGYFTQKTIAGEVGSSTMPHKVNPIDFENSEGNLGMANAIMGHLAQKLPISRWQRDLTDSTVLRNMGVGFGYSLIAYQAVLKGVSKLQVNEKNIAADLNNAWEVLAEPVQTVMRRFGIEQPYEKLKAVTRGKAITKEIMAEFIETLDMPAEAIAELKAMTPASYVGNAAEQAKAV from the coding sequence ATGGAACTTTCTGCACTAAGCGCAATTTCCCCGATTGATGGCCGTTATGGCAGCAAAACTCAAGAGTTACGCTCGATATTTTCTGAGTTTGGCCTTATCCGCTGTCGTGTAGAAGTAGAAATTCGCTGGCTTCAGCGCTTAGCGGATCACACAGAGATTACTGAAATCACACCTTTCAGTGCAGCAACCAATGCTCAGCTAGATGCCATCGTCACCAACTTCTCAGAAGCTGACGCACAACGCATCAAAGATATCGAAGCAACCACCAATCACGATGTGAAAGCAGTTGAATACTTCATCAAAGAAACCTTCGCAGACAATGCTGAATTATTAGCGGTTTCTGAATTCGTTCACTTCGCGTGTACGTCTGAAGACATCAACAACCTATCTCACGCCCTAATGCTTAAAGCAGGCCGTGAAGAAGTAGCGTTGCCTTATATGCGTAAAGTAGCCAATGCCATCCGTGGTCTTGCTCATACCTACGCTGAGCTGCCGATGCTTTCACGCACACATGGCCAAACGGCGTCGCCTACCACGCTTGGTAAAGAAATGGCGAACGTAGTGGCACGCTTAGAGCGTCAAATCACTCAGTTAGAATCTGTACCGCTACTAGGCAAGATCAATGGCGCCGTAGGTAACTACAATGCTCACCTTTCTGCTTACCCTGCGATCGACTGGGCAGAAAATGCAAAAGTATTCATTGAGTCCTTGGGCCTAGCATTCAACCCATACACAACTCAAATCGAGCCACACGATTACATCGCAGAAATGTTTGATGCCATGGCGCGCTTCAATACGATCTTGATCGATTTCAACCGTGACATCTGGGCTTACATTTCAAATGGCTACTTCACACAGAAGACCATTGCTGGCGAAGTAGGTTCTTCTACCATGCCGCACAAAGTTAACCCAATTGACTTCGAAAACTCTGAAGGCAACCTAGGCATGGCAAATGCCATCATGGGCCACCTAGCACAGAAGTTGCCAATCTCGCGCTGGCAGCGTGATTTAACCGACTCTACTGTTCTTCGTAACATGGGTGTTGGTTTCGGCTACAGCTTAATTGCTTATCAAGCCGTTCTTAAAGGCGTTAGCAAGCTTCAGGTTAATGAGAAGAACATCGCTGCAGATCTGAACAACGCATGGGAAGTATTGGCTGAGCCAGTACAAACCGTCATGCGTCGCTTCGGCATCGAACAGCCATACGAAAAGCTTAAAGCAGTCACTCGCGGCAAAGCCATCACTAAAGAAATCATGGCTGAGTTCATCGAAACGCTAGACATGCCAGCAGAAGCCATTGCCGAACTTAAAGCAATGACCCCAGCATCTTATGTAGGCAACGCAGCAGAGCAAGCCAAAGCGGTTTAA